From the Cohaesibacter sp. ES.047 genome, one window contains:
- a CDS encoding 2-dehydro-3-deoxy-6-phosphogalactonate aldolase, protein MLHDSSDRHSDDRLGAALAKCPVVAILRGLEPERAIEVGEALFDAGIRIMEVPANSPDPFGSIAQMAKHFADRAVVGAGTILTMDHVAKVKAAGGQVVVSPNMNADVIRATKAMGMYALPGCFTATEAFAALDAGADGLKLFPGEAFTPAMIKALRAVLPPQSRVLVVGGIGADNMSAFTEAGANGFGIGSWLFKPGRPTEEIAERARQVVAACQNT, encoded by the coding sequence ATGTTGCATGACTCTAGTGATCGGCACTCTGATGATCGCCTCGGGGCGGCCCTTGCCAAGTGTCCGGTTGTGGCCATCCTGCGCGGGCTGGAACCGGAGCGCGCTATCGAGGTCGGCGAGGCCCTGTTCGATGCGGGCATCCGTATCATGGAGGTTCCGGCCAACTCGCCCGATCCCTTCGGCAGCATCGCTCAGATGGCGAAACACTTTGCCGATCGGGCCGTGGTTGGGGCCGGCACGATCCTGACCATGGATCATGTCGCCAAGGTCAAGGCAGCAGGTGGACAGGTTGTCGTCAGCCCGAACATGAACGCGGACGTGATCCGCGCAACCAAGGCGATGGGCATGTACGCCCTGCCCGGTTGCTTCACCGCTACCGAGGCTTTTGCCGCTCTGGATGCGGGCGCCGATGGGCTGAAACTGTTTCCCGGTGAGGCGTTCACACCGGCCATGATCAAGGCGCTGCGCGCGGTGCTGCCTCCCCAGTCACGTGTGCTCGTGGTTGGCGGCATCGGAGCGGACAACATGAGCGCCTTCACCGAAGCGGGAGCCAATGGCTTTGGCATCGGTTCATGGCTGTTCAAACCCGGGCGTCCGACAGAAGAGATCGCCGAGCGCGCCCGGCAGGTTGTTGCTGCATGCCAGAATACTTAG